From the Desulfomonilia bacterium genome, one window contains:
- a CDS encoding 1-acyl-sn-glycerol-3-phosphate acyltransferase: MDYQTYKMLSNEYHRKFAVYNKFKIAFLKKYFRYFHRLEVIGRENIPEGPAILAPNHPGGMELDIFAVSYCTHESREPVTLIVDDWHFINHAWGRWYVGSGLPLSVPGGISHEYTDPYLKEGGENYPGLVCIFPEGNVPLFRDRHTVFEYFPGVVRLALNYKVPVLPVALINFAEACPVVKLFKKDNKPDDILCLPFAFPLKLKMEIGEPLYLNEYYDKPLNKAEEFWIANEVIRPAHIKLRRKHHRVDVKPVERKMTVPA, translated from the coding sequence ATGGATTATCAGACCTACAAGATGCTTTCCAACGAATACCACCGTAAATTTGCGGTCTACAATAAATTCAAGATCGCCTTTTTAAAAAAATATTTCAGGTATTTTCACAGACTTGAAGTCATCGGCAGGGAAAACATCCCTGAAGGACCGGCAATCCTTGCCCCCAATCATCCGGGCGGTATGGAGCTTGACATCTTCGCGGTTTCATACTGCACACACGAAAGTCGTGAACCTGTCACTCTTATTGTAGATGACTGGCACTTCATCAACCACGCATGGGGCAGATGGTATGTCGGGTCAGGACTTCCACTCAGCGTACCAGGCGGCATAAGCCATGAATACACAGACCCGTACCTTAAAGAGGGAGGTGAAAACTACCCCGGCCTCGTCTGCATCTTCCCCGAAGGGAATGTCCCTCTTTTTAGGGACAGGCATACGGTGTTCGAATATTTCCCGGGGGTTGTAAGGCTTGCGCTCAATTACAAAGTTCCTGTGCTGCCTGTTGCGCTTATTAATTTCGCCGAGGCGTGCCCGGTAGTAAAGCTTTTCAAAAAAGACAACAAGCCGGATGACATACTGTGTCTGCCCTTCGCGTTCCCGTTGAAACTCAAGATGGAAATCGGCGAGCCTCTTTATCTGAACGAGTACTACGATAAACCTCTGAACAAGGCCGAGGAGTTCTGGATCGCAAACGAGGTGATCCGACCGGCTCATATAAAGCTCAGGAGAAAACATCACAGGGTCGATGTAAAACCTGTCGAAAGGAAAATGACAGTCCCTGCCTGA
- a CDS encoding PEP/pyruvate-binding domain-containing protein: MVFSARVTTGVEGLDKIIDGLRMGDNVVWQIENINDYRKLAESFVKSAIKEKRRVVYMRFGHHEPLFAPDSGLKIYSLNPDAGFEGFSSDVHKIITNEGRDVFYVFDSLSDLLSSWATDLMIGNFFFITCPYLFDLNTVAYFALLQNRHSHHTVARIRETTQLLMDVYSTGKDFYVHPLKVWKRYSPTMFLPHLKDGDTFVPITRSLDASRLLSQISKRWDESTRRQMDYWDRLFLQAEEMQSRDVSPDEKKTMIDQLCRIMLVREPKMLDLARENFTLDDLLQIKTRLIGTGYVGGKTVGMLLARKILTTDTSIGYEQYFEPHDSFFIGSDVFYTYIVQNGWWKLRMKQKTKEGYFKVARELKDAMANGIFPDEVKEQFFQVIEYFGQSPIIIRSSSLLEDSFGHAFAGKYESFFCANQGTPEERYIQFEETVRKVYASTMNEDALIYRRQRGLEDRDEQMALLVQRVSGSYRKDYFFPDLAGVGMSYNTFVWKKGMDPGAGMLRLVLGLGTRAVNRIENDYPRMVALDEPLLRPHAGMKDLRTYSQRNVDLINIRENEFQTVSLIKMFEEAVDIPFEKIAVPDYEMTEQLRKTRGGDIESWLLTFDSLLTDTSFTKVMHGLLKNLEKAYSYPLEIEFTVNFNDVGDFRINLLQCRPLQVIGVEKNIEFPGKIDSDKVIFSMNGNFMGGSIVQPVDRVIFIKPEAYSALHQQEKYEVARIIGELNRMIENRNEMPVMLLGPGRWGTTTPALGVPVHFSEINNIAVMGEIAHLDGNLMPELSYGTHFFQDLVENRIFYVAVFPWEDGVVFNTKRLLKGKSILTGLLPEAKKYKDVIKVYETKGSGLNVVSDVVKQRIMCFFKE; the protein is encoded by the coding sequence ATGGTATTTTCTGCAAGAGTTACTACCGGTGTCGAGGGGCTTGATAAAATAATCGACGGCCTCAGAATGGGAGATAACGTTGTCTGGCAGATAGAAAATATAAACGATTACAGGAAGCTTGCAGAGTCATTTGTAAAAAGCGCCATCAAGGAGAAGAGGCGTGTCGTCTACATGAGATTCGGCCATCACGAGCCTCTGTTTGCACCGGACTCGGGCCTGAAAATATATTCGCTTAATCCCGACGCAGGTTTCGAAGGGTTTTCGTCTGACGTCCATAAGATAATCACGAATGAGGGCAGGGACGTATTCTATGTTTTTGACAGTCTGTCCGATCTGCTTTCATCATGGGCTACCGACCTGATGATCGGCAATTTCTTTTTTATTACATGTCCCTATCTCTTCGACCTCAATACGGTTGCATATTTTGCGCTTCTGCAGAACAGGCACTCACACCATACCGTTGCCAGGATCAGGGAGACGACGCAGCTTCTGATGGATGTTTACAGCACCGGAAAAGATTTCTATGTGCACCCTTTAAAGGTATGGAAAAGATATTCCCCCACGATGTTTCTGCCCCATTTGAAAGACGGTGATACCTTTGTCCCGATAACGAGAAGCCTTGATGCCTCCAGGCTTTTGTCGCAGATATCGAAAAGATGGGACGAATCAACAAGAAGGCAGATGGATTACTGGGACAGGCTTTTCCTTCAGGCCGAAGAGATGCAGTCAAGAGATGTCAGCCCCGATGAAAAAAAAACCATGATAGACCAGCTTTGCAGGATCATGCTTGTAAGGGAACCCAAGATGCTGGACCTCGCCAGAGAGAATTTTACTCTTGATGATCTGCTTCAGATAAAGACAAGGCTCATAGGCACAGGATATGTCGGCGGCAAAACAGTAGGGATGCTGCTTGCAAGAAAGATCCTTACGACGGATACCAGTATCGGGTATGAACAGTATTTTGAACCCCATGACTCTTTTTTCATCGGTTCGGATGTCTTCTATACATATATCGTTCAGAACGGCTGGTGGAAGCTGAGGATGAAACAGAAGACAAAGGAAGGATATTTCAAGGTCGCCAGAGAGCTTAAGGATGCAATGGCTAACGGTATTTTTCCTGATGAAGTAAAAGAGCAGTTCTTCCAGGTTATCGAATATTTCGGGCAATCCCCCATAATAATAAGGTCTTCCTCTCTGCTTGAAGACTCTTTCGGACACGCCTTCGCAGGTAAATACGAAAGCTTTTTCTGCGCGAATCAGGGTACGCCTGAGGAGAGATATATCCAGTTCGAGGAGACGGTCAGGAAGGTTTATGCATCGACAATGAATGAGGATGCGCTTATTTACCGGAGACAACGCGGGCTGGAGGACCGTGACGAGCAGATGGCGCTCCTTGTGCAAAGGGTTTCAGGTTCATACAGGAAAGATTATTTCTTTCCTGACCTTGCAGGTGTGGGGATGTCGTACAATACCTTTGTCTGGAAGAAAGGGATGGATCCGGGCGCGGGAATGCTGAGACTTGTCCTTGGCCTCGGGACGCGCGCCGTCAACCGTATAGAAAATGATTATCCGAGGATGGTTGCTCTGGATGAACCTCTATTGAGGCCTCATGCCGGGATGAAGGATTTGAGGACATACTCACAGAGGAACGTCGATCTCATAAATATCAGGGAAAATGAGTTTCAGACCGTCTCCCTCATAAAAATGTTTGAAGAGGCTGTGGATATCCCCTTTGAGAAAATCGCAGTCCCTGATTATGAAATGACGGAACAGCTAAGGAAAACGAGGGGAGGAGATATAGAATCATGGCTCCTTACCTTTGACAGCCTTTTGACTGACACATCTTTTACAAAGGTTATGCACGGTCTTCTGAAAAATCTCGAAAAGGCCTACAGCTATCCGCTCGAGATCGAGTTTACGGTAAACTTCAATGATGTTGGGGATTTCAGGATAAACCTGCTTCAGTGCAGACCTTTACAGGTTATAGGTGTGGAAAAGAACATTGAATTCCCAGGAAAGATCGATTCAGACAAGGTGATTTTCAGCATGAACGGGAACTTTATGGGCGGCAGTATCGTTCAGCCTGTTGACAGGGTCATTTTCATTAAACCCGAGGCATACAGCGCCCTTCATCAGCAGGAGAAATACGAGGTGGCCCGGATTATCGGTGAACTCAACAGGATGATAGAAAACAGGAATGAGATGCCCGTAATGCTTCTGGGGCCCGGCAGATGGGGTACCACTACCCCGGCGCTCGGCGTACCCGTACATTTTTCAGAGATAAACAATATTGCTGTTATGGGAGAGATCGCACACTTAGACGGCAATCTCATGCCCGAACTTTCCTACGGGACGCATTTTTTTCAGGACCTTGTCGAAAACAGGATATTTTATGTTGCCGTATTTCCATGGGAAGATGGTGTTGTTTTCAATACCAAAAGACTTTTGAAAGGGAAAAGTATTTTAACCGGGCTGCTGCCCGAGGCGAAAAAATACAAGGATGTAATAAAGGTTTACGAGACAAAAGGATCTGGACTTAATGTTGTTTCCGATGTGGTAAAGCAAAGGATCATGTGTTTCTTCAAAGAGTGA